From the genome of Staphylococcus haemolyticus, one region includes:
- the mprF gene encoding bifunctional lysylphosphatidylglycerol flippase/synthetase MprF — translation MTEELKNRLLSILKFVFAAVLFIAVVATLYHELAHINFKQTLEAFSKINRWYLVGLFICGGSAMILLSLYDLILVKGLKLDIPLIRVFKISYIINALNAIVGFGGFIGAGFRAFIYKNYTTDRKKLVHAISIILISMLMGLSLLSILVVLHIFDASHIINKVSWVRWILYVVALFLPLFIAYTMINPIDRNNKYLGVYCTLVSSFEWLAAATVLYLSTVIVDINIAFTTVIGIFIIAALSGLVSFIPGGFGAFDLVVLLGLKSLGVPEEKVLLALLLYRFAYYFVPVIIALILSTFEFGSSARKYFEESKYFVPARDVTSFLFSYQKDIIAKIPSFALATLVLITSFVFFINNITIVYDGLYDDHHFAYYIMLSVHTSACLLLLINVRGVFKQSRRAILFVMISLVLIFSATIYTYASLILLSWILLIFILLILAYRRSKVMKRPFRLKRLIFTIILSMLVLYVNHFIISETLYALDIYHIEMDTSLLKYYFWLTILVVVILVGIVAWLLGSRYTRPHQLEDLSRCKSIIETYGGNYLSHLIYSGDKDVFMHEAQQAFLMYRYKGNALVVLGDPIGDTKAFQSLLIDFYNYGEKLGYDIIFYQVSDRFMPLYHNFGNQFFKLGEEAIIDLTQFTTSGKKRRGFRATLNKFDDLNIQFEILEPPFSKDLIFQLKQVSNQWLDGRNEMHFSVGQFTEEYLQQAPIGIMKNEEGKVIAFCTLMPTYYNEAISVDLIRWLPDLDLPLMDGLYLHMLLWGKDKGYKAFNMGMATLSNVGQLNYSYPRERVAGRVFEHFNGLYRFQGLRKYKEKYSPNWEPRFLVYRKDSSLWYSMLKVMRVIRHK, via the coding sequence ATGACTGAAGAACTTAAGAATAGATTATTATCAATACTCAAATTTGTTTTTGCTGCAGTTTTATTTATAGCAGTTGTTGCAACGCTATATCATGAATTAGCACACATTAATTTTAAACAAACACTTGAAGCATTTAGCAAAATTAATCGTTGGTATCTAGTTGGCTTATTCATTTGCGGTGGTTCAGCTATGATTTTACTAAGTTTGTATGATCTTATCTTAGTAAAAGGGTTAAAACTTGATATACCACTTATTAGGGTTTTTAAAATCAGCTATATCATTAATGCACTTAATGCCATTGTTGGCTTTGGTGGATTTATAGGGGCTGGTTTTAGAGCATTTATTTATAAAAATTATACAACTGATAGAAAAAAATTAGTTCATGCCATTTCAATCATACTGATTTCTATGTTAATGGGTTTGAGTCTTTTATCAATCCTTGTCGTGTTACATATCTTTGATGCTTCCCATATAATAAATAAAGTAAGTTGGGTTCGATGGATTTTATATGTTGTTGCATTATTTTTACCTTTATTTATTGCCTATACCATGATTAACCCTATTGATCGTAACAATAAATATTTAGGTGTTTATTGCACATTAGTATCAAGTTTTGAGTGGCTGGCAGCTGCGACAGTACTCTATTTATCAACAGTTATTGTAGATATTAACATAGCATTCACGACTGTTATCGGTATATTCATCATTGCTGCTCTTTCTGGATTGGTTAGTTTCATACCAGGTGGCTTCGGTGCTTTCGATTTAGTTGTATTATTAGGTCTTAAGTCTTTAGGCGTTCCTGAAGAAAAAGTATTATTAGCGTTATTATTATATCGTTTCGCTTATTACTTTGTACCAGTTATTATTGCACTTATTTTATCTACATTTGAGTTTGGATCATCTGCGCGAAAATACTTCGAAGAATCTAAATATTTTGTACCTGCAAGAGATGTAACATCTTTTTTATTCTCTTATCAAAAAGATATTATTGCCAAGATTCCATCATTTGCCTTAGCTACGTTAGTACTAATAACAAGTTTTGTTTTCTTTATTAATAACATTACAATTGTTTATGATGGTTTATACGATGATCATCATTTCGCATATTATATTATGTTATCTGTACATACAAGTGCTTGCTTATTATTACTTATCAATGTTAGAGGTGTATTTAAACAAAGCCGACGTGCTATTTTGTTTGTAATGATTTCACTTGTTTTAATATTTAGTGCAACAATATATACTTATGCATCTTTAATTCTTTTATCATGGATTTTATTAATATTTATATTACTTATTCTCGCTTATCGTCGTTCTAAAGTGATGAAACGACCATTCAGATTAAAACGTTTAATTTTTACAATTATTTTAAGTATGCTGGTATTGTATGTTAATCATTTTATAATTTCAGAAACTTTATATGCACTTGATATTTACCACATTGAAATGGATACTTCTTTATTGAAATATTATTTCTGGTTAACTATTCTTGTCGTAGTCATACTTGTAGGTATCGTCGCATGGTTATTGGGGTCTAGATACACTAGACCACATCAATTAGAAGATTTATCGAGATGTAAATCAATTATTGAAACGTATGGTGGCAATTATTTAAGTCATTTAATCTATAGTGGAGATAAAGATGTCTTTATGCATGAAGCGCAACAAGCTTTTTTAATGTATCGCTACAAAGGTAACGCTCTTGTTGTGTTAGGAGATCCAATCGGTGATACGAAGGCGTTTCAGTCTTTACTTATTGATTTTTATAACTACGGTGAAAAGTTAGGCTATGACATTATATTCTATCAAGTGTCAGATCGCTTTATGCCGCTATATCATAATTTTGGTAATCAGTTTTTCAAACTTGGTGAAGAGGCCATTATAGATTTAACTCAATTTACGACATCAGGAAAGAAACGTCGTGGTTTCCGAGCAACACTTAATAAATTTGATGATTTAAATATTCAATTTGAAATTTTAGAGCCACCTTTTTCGAAAGATCTCATTTTTCAATTAAAACAAGTTAGTAATCAATGGCTAGATGGACGTAATGAAATGCATTTTTCAGTAGGTCAATTTACAGAAGAGTATTTACAACAAGCACCTATTGGAATAATGAAGAATGAGGAAGGTAAAGTCATTGCGTTTTGCACTTTAATGCCTACTTATTATAATGAAGCTATTTCAGTAGATTTAATTCGTTGGTTACCTGATTTAGATTTACCTTTAATGGATGGCCTATATCTACATATGTTACTTTGGGGTAAAGATAAAGGCTATAAAGCATTTAACATGGGTATGGCAACTTTATCAAATGTAGGTCAATTAAATTATTCTTACCCACGAGAGCGTGTAGCTGGGCGTGTGTTTGAACACTTCAATGGTCTATATCGCTTTCAAGGACTACGTAAGTATAAAGAAAAATATAGTCCAAATTGGGAACCAAGATTTTTGGTTTATAGAAAAGATAGTTCACTATGGTATAGTATGTTAAAAGTAATGAGAGTTATTCGTCATAAATAA
- the glcT gene encoding glucose PTS transporter transcription antiterminator GlcT has protein sequence MGEYTISKALNNNVIICTYNNQEVILIGKGIGFNKKAGMTLDESASIEKVYKLEQKQQQEYYKSLVEIADEDVLQAIIESVNFITSTTHTTDDKNLVVALTDHIIFAYKRLKQNQIISNPFAIETKHLYSDAYAIASQVIDKLNQRLDVKFPPDEIGFIALHIASNTEDLTIHEMSLINKLISKSILIIENDLNHEIDNHTVQYQRFIRHIQFLIRRLNKKEYIYAQDVFIDMVKNHYPNAYNTAFKISKMIQKHLNIPIDDSEIVYLALHIYHFENQISSSHN, from the coding sequence ATGGGTGAGTATACCATTTCTAAAGCTTTAAATAATAACGTCATCATATGCACTTATAATAATCAAGAGGTCATTCTCATTGGAAAAGGTATTGGCTTTAATAAAAAGGCTGGAATGACCCTAGATGAAAGTGCTTCAATAGAAAAGGTTTATAAATTAGAGCAAAAACAGCAACAAGAATATTACAAATCTTTAGTTGAAATTGCCGATGAAGATGTTCTACAAGCGATTATTGAATCAGTCAATTTTATTACAAGTACAACTCATACTACAGATGATAAAAACCTTGTTGTTGCATTGACTGATCATATTATATTTGCATATAAAAGATTAAAACAAAATCAAATTATTAGTAATCCATTTGCTATCGAAACCAAACATTTATATAGTGATGCGTATGCTATTGCAAGTCAAGTTATTGATAAATTGAATCAACGACTAGATGTTAAGTTCCCACCTGATGAAATTGGATTTATTGCATTACACATTGCTTCAAACACAGAGGATTTAACGATACATGAGATGTCTTTGATCAATAAATTGATTAGTAAAAGTATACTTATTATTGAAAATGATTTAAATCATGAAATCGATAATCATACGGTTCAATATCAACGTTTTATAAGACATATTCAATTTTTAATTCGACGACTTAATAAAAAAGAATATATATATGCTCAAGATGTTTTTATAGATATGGTTAAAAATCATTACCCAAATGCATATAATACTGCTTTTAAAATTTCAAAAATGATTCAAAAGCACTTGAATATTCCTATCGATGATTCCGAAATTGTGTATCTTGCTTTACATATTTATCATTTTGAAAATCAAATAAGTTCATCGCATAACTAA
- a CDS encoding AI-2E family transporter — protein sequence MAIENKQVEEKNAKKFSFTETRFMKFLGGKDLLFALLSLVLIGIVIFIFDKISYVFEPFIIIFNTIVAPIILSLILFYLINPVINLMERYNIPRLLGIIIVFLAIVGGATLIINLLIPLIGDQITRLANNFPKYVDKFNNAIDQVTHFSFLSSFYTQIQDWLDSVSNKIPSMVSSYFDGFGTKIRSFAEAIVNVGVVLVTTPFVLFFMLKDGHKFKEYSTKIMPPKFRKDYHDLMEKMSVQVGSYIQGQIIVSFCIGILLFIGYSIIGLDYGLVLACIAAVTSVVPYLGPTIAISPAIIIAIITSPFMLLKLIVVWTLVQFIEGHFISPNVMGKTLKIHPLTIIFILLSAGNLLGIVGVILGIPGYAILKVLVSHLFLLFKRRYNKYYGDDSGEYEIKKEETKECTQAE from the coding sequence ATGGCAATTGAAAATAAGCAAGTTGAAGAAAAAAACGCAAAAAAATTTAGTTTTACAGAAACGCGTTTTATGAAATTCTTAGGCGGTAAAGATTTATTATTTGCTTTGCTTTCATTAGTGCTCATAGGTATTGTAATATTTATATTTGATAAAATTTCTTATGTTTTTGAACCATTTATCATCATATTTAATACAATTGTAGCACCAATTATTTTATCGCTTATTTTATTCTATCTTATTAATCCAGTGATTAATTTGATGGAGAGATATAATATTCCAAGATTACTAGGAATCATTATTGTATTTTTAGCTATTGTTGGTGGAGCGACATTAATTATTAATTTATTAATTCCGCTTATTGGAGATCAAATCACACGTTTAGCTAACAACTTCCCTAAATATGTAGATAAATTTAATAACGCTATAGATCAAGTCACACATTTTTCTTTCTTATCATCATTTTATACTCAAATACAAGATTGGTTAGACTCAGTTTCCAATAAGATACCTTCTATGGTTTCGAGTTATTTTGATGGATTTGGAACTAAAATTAGAAGTTTTGCAGAAGCTATTGTTAATGTAGGTGTAGTTCTTGTCACAACACCTTTTGTATTATTCTTCATGTTAAAAGATGGTCACAAATTTAAAGAGTATTCAACGAAGATTATGCCACCTAAATTTAGAAAAGATTACCATGATTTAATGGAAAAAATGAGTGTACAAGTTGGATCATATATCCAAGGTCAAATTATTGTTTCATTTTGTATTGGTATCTTACTCTTTATAGGTTATTCAATTATTGGTCTTGATTACGGTCTTGTACTTGCTTGTATAGCTGCTGTTACAAGTGTTGTACCTTATCTAGGACCAACGATTGCTATTTCACCAGCCATCATCATAGCGATTATTACATCGCCTTTCATGTTATTGAAATTAATTGTAGTATGGACGCTTGTTCAATTTATTGAAGGACATTTCATTTCACCTAATGTTATGGGTAAAACATTGAAAATTCATCCTTTAACGATTATTTTCATCTTATTGAGTGCTGGTAATTTATTAGGTATTGTTGGTGTTATTTTAGGTATTCCTGGTTATGCAATACTTAAAGTATTAGTCTCACACCTATTCTTATTATTTAAACGTCGTTATAACAAGTATTATGGTGATGATTCAGGAGAATATGAAATTAAAAAAGAAGAAACTAAAGAATGTACTCAAGCTGAATAA
- the msrA gene encoding peptide-methionine (S)-S-oxide reductase MsrA, producing MNINTAYFAGGCFWCMTKPFDQFDGIETVTSGYMGGSTHNPTYEDVKSGTTGHYETVKIEYDVALFSYNKLLEVFFSVIDPIDDGGQFQDRGSQYRTAIFYTNEDQKRLAEQYVHQLEQTIHSEKAIATKILPASTFYKAEEYHQDFYKKNPERYAQEQQDRANYKSN from the coding sequence ATGAATATTAATACAGCATATTTTGCTGGTGGGTGTTTCTGGTGTATGACCAAACCTTTCGATCAATTCGATGGTATAGAAACAGTAACATCTGGCTATATGGGTGGTTCAACTCACAATCCTACTTATGAAGATGTGAAAAGTGGGACCACAGGACATTATGAAACTGTAAAAATTGAATATGATGTTGCATTGTTTTCTTATAATAAATTATTAGAAGTATTTTTCTCGGTTATTGATCCCATTGATGATGGTGGCCAGTTTCAAGATAGAGGTTCACAATATAGAACAGCTATATTCTACACGAATGAGGATCAAAAAAGACTTGCTGAGCAATACGTTCACCAACTCGAGCAAACAATTCATTCAGAAAAAGCAATAGCGACTAAAATATTACCCGCTTCAACTTTTTACAAAGCAGAAGAATATCATCAAGATTTTTACAAAAAGAACCCTGAGCGTTATGCTCAAGAACAACAAGACCGAGCAAATTATAAATCCAATTAA
- the parC gene encoding DNA topoisomerase IV subunit A, translating to MSEIIQDLSLEDVIGDRFGRYSKYIIQERALPDVRDGLKPVQRRILFAMHSSGNTYDKNFRKSAKTVGDVIGQYHPHGDSSVYDAMVRLSQDWKLRHVLIEMHGNNGSIDNDPPAAMRYTEAKLSQLSEELVRDINKETVAFVPNYDDTTLEPMVLPARFPNLLVNGSTGISSGYATDIPPHNLAEVIQATLKYIDNPDITVTQLMKYIKGPDFPTGGIIQGVDGIKKAYETGKGKIVVRSKVDEETLRNGRQQLIVTEIPYEVNKSSLVKRIDELRADKKVDGIIEVRDETDRTGLRIAIELKKDVNAEAIKNYLFKNSDLQIAYNFNMVAISDGRPKLMGIRQIIDSYLNHQIEVVANRTKYDLDHAEKRMHIVEGLMKALSILDEVITLIRNSKNKKDAKDNLVAEFEFTEAQAEAIVMLQLYRLTNTDIVALENEHNELANLIKEYRHILDNHDALLQVIKSELTDIRKRFKSERLSSIEAEIAEIKIDKEVMVPSEDVVLSITRQGYIKRTSTRSFNASGVTEVGLKDGDSLLKYQTVNTQDTVLVFTNKGRYLFIPVHKLADIRWKELGQHVSQIVPLDDYETVVDVYNEQSFKDDAFYVLATRNGMIKKSNVSLFKTTRYNKPLVAMKVKDNDELINVIRLNEDQLISVLTHKGMSLTYSSEELSDTGLRAAGVKSINLKDEDFVVMTDVVDSDSSIIMATQRGAVKRISYKILQQAKRAQRGITLLKELKKNPHRVVAGYVVKDESMYTLYSESHSEEGQITDIHLSEQYTNGSFVVDVKDFGDVLDMTID from the coding sequence TTGAGTGAGATAATTCAAGATTTATCACTTGAAGATGTGATAGGCGATCGTTTTGGAAGATATAGTAAATATATTATTCAAGAACGTGCATTACCGGATGTTCGTGATGGCTTGAAGCCAGTACAACGAAGAATTCTTTTCGCAATGCATAGTAGTGGGAATACGTATGATAAGAATTTCCGTAAGAGTGCGAAGACAGTCGGTGACGTTATTGGTCAATATCATCCTCATGGCGACTCATCAGTATATGATGCAATGGTGCGCTTAAGTCAAGATTGGAAATTACGTCATGTTTTAATTGAAATGCATGGTAATAACGGTAGTATCGATAATGATCCTCCTGCAGCCATGCGTTATACTGAAGCGAAGTTAAGCCAATTATCGGAAGAACTTGTCAGAGATATTAACAAGGAAACTGTTGCATTTGTTCCAAACTATGATGATACAACTTTAGAACCAATGGTTTTACCAGCAAGGTTTCCTAATTTATTAGTTAATGGTTCAACAGGGATTTCTTCAGGTTATGCGACTGACATCCCACCGCATAATTTAGCAGAGGTAATTCAAGCAACATTGAAATATATCGATAATCCTGATATTACTGTCACTCAACTAATGAAATATATAAAAGGTCCAGATTTCCCTACTGGCGGTATTATTCAAGGCGTGGATGGCATTAAGAAAGCTTATGAGACTGGTAAAGGTAAAATTGTTGTGCGTTCTAAAGTAGATGAAGAAACCCTTCGTAATGGTCGTCAACAACTTATCGTTACTGAGATTCCTTACGAAGTGAATAAAAGTTCACTAGTCAAAAGAATCGATGAGTTAAGAGCAGATAAAAAAGTAGATGGTATTATCGAAGTCCGTGATGAAACTGATCGCACTGGATTACGAATAGCAATCGAACTGAAAAAGGATGTAAATGCAGAAGCTATAAAAAACTATTTATTCAAAAACTCTGATTTACAAATTGCTTATAACTTTAATATGGTTGCAATTAGTGACGGTCGTCCAAAATTAATGGGTATTCGCCAAATTATTGATAGTTACTTAAATCATCAAATTGAAGTTGTGGCAAATCGTACGAAATATGATTTAGATCATGCTGAAAAACGCATGCATATTGTGGAAGGTTTAATGAAAGCACTATCAATATTGGATGAGGTTATCACGTTAATTCGTAACTCTAAAAATAAAAAAGATGCTAAAGACAATTTAGTTGCTGAATTTGAATTTACGGAAGCTCAAGCAGAGGCTATTGTTATGCTTCAACTTTATCGTTTAACTAATACAGATATCGTTGCATTGGAAAATGAACATAATGAGTTAGCTAATTTGATTAAAGAATATCGTCATATACTTGATAATCATGATGCATTGTTACAAGTAATTAAAAGTGAATTGACTGATATTAGAAAACGATTTAAATCTGAGCGTTTATCATCAATTGAAGCGGAAATCGCAGAAATCAAAATTGATAAAGAAGTTATGGTTCCAAGTGAAGATGTTGTTTTAAGTATTACACGTCAAGGATATATTAAACGGACATCTACACGTAGTTTTAATGCCAGTGGTGTCACTGAAGTAGGGCTTAAAGATGGAGACAGTTTACTCAAATATCAAACAGTTAACACGCAAGATACGGTACTTGTTTTTACAAATAAAGGAAGGTATTTATTCATTCCGGTTCATAAATTAGCAGATATCAGATGGAAAGAACTTGGACAGCATGTATCTCAAATTGTTCCCCTAGATGATTATGAAACTGTAGTTGATGTTTACAATGAACAAAGTTTTAAAGATGACGCATTTTATGTACTAGCGACTCGAAATGGAATGATTAAAAAAAGTAACGTTAGCTTATTTAAAACGACTCGTTACAATAAACCATTAGTTGCTATGAAAGTTAAAGATAATGATGAATTAATAAACGTCATTCGATTAAATGAAGATCAACTCATCAGTGTATTAACACATAAAGGTATGTCATTAACGTATTCAAGTGAAGAACTATCTGATACGGGATTACGAGCAGCTGGGGTGAAATCTATCAACTTAAAAGATGAAGATTTTGTCGTTATGACGGATGTTGTAGATAGTGATAGCTCAATTATAATGGCTACTCAAAGAGGTGCTGTAAAACGAATTAGCTATAAGATTTTACAACAAGCTAAAAGAGCACAAAGAGGTATTACATTACTTAAAGAGTTGAAGAAAAATCCGCATCGTGTTGTTGCAGGTTATGTTGTTAAAGATGAAAGTATGTATACTCTATATTCTGAAAGTCACTCTGAAGAAGGACAAATCACTGATATTCATTTATCTGAACAATACACAAATGGGTCATTTGTTGTTGATGTTAAAGATTTTGGAGACGTCTTAGATATGACAATCGACTAA
- a CDS encoding LCP family protein, which produces MTEEKDKTVYRRQADAQTPSKRRNQKKLRKLPFIILIILILLIAAIIYIVHGYRSGVNYAEKHAKDIKVHKFNGPVKNDGKISVLVLGADKASGGKSRSDSIMVVQYDYIHKKMKMMSVMRDIYAEIPGYQNYKINAAYSLGGPELLRKTLNKNLGINPEYYAVIDFTGFEKMIDELEPNGVPMDVEKDMSENIGVSLKKGHHRLNGKELLGYARFRHDEEGDFGRVRRQQQVMQTLKKELVTPSSVIKLPKVAGILRGYINTSMPNSAIFQTGISYGIRGDKNVESLTVPINNSYQNINTNNDGSALEIDKEKNKKAVKEFLNN; this is translated from the coding sequence ATGACAGAAGAGAAGGATAAGACAGTATACAGACGACAAGCAGACGCGCAGACACCTTCTAAACGACGGAATCAGAAAAAGCTACGTAAATTACCTTTTATCATTTTGATTATATTGATATTGCTAATCGCAGCTATTATCTATATTGTCCATGGTTATCGTAGTGGTGTTAATTACGCTGAGAAACATGCAAAAGATATCAAAGTACATAAGTTTAATGGACCAGTAAAAAATGACGGTAAGATTTCTGTACTTGTGTTAGGTGCTGACAAAGCTAGCGGTGGTAAGTCGCGTTCAGATTCCATCATGGTAGTTCAATATGATTATATTCATAAGAAAATGAAAATGATGTCAGTGATGCGTGATATTTATGCGGAAATACCTGGATATCAGAATTATAAAATTAATGCAGCCTATTCACTTGGCGGACCTGAACTTCTTAGAAAGACTTTAAATAAGAATTTAGGTATTAATCCTGAATATTATGCAGTCATTGATTTTACGGGCTTTGAAAAGATGATTGATGAATTAGAACCTAACGGCGTTCCTATGGACGTAGAAAAAGATATGTCTGAAAATATTGGCGTATCTCTTAAAAAAGGTCATCATCGTTTAAACGGTAAAGAATTACTTGGATATGCGAGATTTAGACATGATGAGGAAGGAGATTTTGGGCGAGTTAGACGTCAACAACAAGTTATGCAGACGTTGAAAAAAGAGTTAGTTACACCTAGCTCAGTAATAAAATTGCCTAAAGTAGCTGGTATATTAAGGGGCTATATTAATACAAGTATGCCAAATTCAGCTATCTTCCAAACAGGTATTAGTTACGGTATAAGAGGAGATAAGAACGTAGAATCTCTTACGGTTCCAATTAATAATTCGTACCAGAATATTAATACAAATAACGATGGCAGTGCCTTAGAGATTGATAAGGAGAAAAATAAAAAAGCTGTCAAAGAATTTCTAAATAACTAA
- a CDS encoding alanine/glycine:cation symporter family protein, which translates to MSDFDNLIPGWFKTIVQVGNDLIWSQYLIGLLLTVGFFFTISSKFVQLRMLPEMFRALTEKPETLNSGEKGISPFQAFAISAGSRVGTGNIAGVATAIVLGGPGAVFWMWVIAFIGAASAFMEATLAQIYKVHDKEGGFRGGPAYYITKGLNQKWLGILFSILITITFAFVFNTVQSNTIAESLNTQYNVSPVVTGIILAVITAAIIFGGVRSIATLSSLIVPIMAIIYIGMVLVILLLNIDQIVPMIGTIIKSAFGFEQVTGGAVGAAILQGIKRGLFSNEAGMGSAPNAAATAAVPHPVKQGLIQSLGVFFDTMLVCTATAIMILLYSGLKFGENAPQGVQVTQSALNEHLGSAGGIFLTIAITLFAFSSVVGNYYYGQSNIEFLSKNKVVMFVFRCLVVLLVFVGSVVKTETVWSTADLFMGLMAIVNLISIIGLSNIAIAVMKDYQKQRKAGMKPVFKPENLEINLFGIETWGRENQLPKK; encoded by the coding sequence ATGAGTGATTTCGATAATTTAATACCTGGATGGTTTAAAACAATTGTTCAGGTAGGTAATGATTTAATTTGGTCGCAATATTTAATTGGATTGCTATTAACTGTAGGGTTCTTCTTTACTATTAGTTCTAAATTCGTGCAATTACGTATGTTGCCGGAAATGTTTAGAGCTTTAACCGAGAAACCTGAAACATTAAATAGTGGTGAAAAAGGTATATCACCATTCCAAGCATTTGCAATTAGTGCTGGTTCCCGTGTAGGTACTGGTAATATTGCAGGTGTAGCTACGGCAATTGTACTAGGTGGTCCTGGTGCAGTATTTTGGATGTGGGTAATTGCTTTTATCGGTGCTGCAAGTGCATTTATGGAGGCAACTTTAGCTCAAATTTATAAAGTTCATGACAAAGAAGGTGGATTCCGAGGGGGCCCAGCATATTACATAACTAAAGGTTTGAACCAAAAATGGTTAGGTATCTTATTCTCAATATTAATTACTATAACATTTGCGTTTGTATTTAATACTGTTCAATCTAATACGATTGCAGAATCATTAAATACACAGTACAACGTAAGTCCAGTTGTAACAGGTATTATTTTAGCTGTTATTACTGCAGCAATCATTTTTGGTGGTGTCCGCAGTATCGCGACATTATCTTCATTGATTGTTCCAATCATGGCTATTATTTATATCGGTATGGTTTTAGTTATCTTATTATTAAATATCGATCAAATTGTTCCGATGATTGGCACAATCATTAAGAGTGCATTTGGTTTCGAGCAAGTTACAGGAGGCGCTGTAGGTGCAGCGATTCTTCAAGGTATTAAACGTGGTCTATTCTCTAACGAGGCTGGTATGGGTTCTGCGCCAAACGCAGCAGCAACAGCGGCAGTGCCACATCCAGTTAAACAAGGTTTAATTCAATCACTTGGTGTATTTTTCGATACAATGTTAGTTTGTACAGCCACAGCGATTATGATTCTTTTATATTCAGGATTAAAATTTGGAGAAAATGCACCTCAAGGTGTTCAAGTTACACAATCAGCATTAAATGAACATTTAGGTTCAGCTGGAGGTATCTTCTTAACAATCGCAATTACGCTATTTGCATTTTCTTCTGTTGTTGGTAACTATTATTATGGTCAATCTAACATAGAGTTCTTATCTAAAAACAAAGTAGTTATGTTTGTTTTTAGATGTTTAGTTGTCTTATTAGTATTTGTTGGATCAGTAGTAAAAACTGAAACTGTATGGAGTACTGCCGATTTATTCATGGGATTAATGGCAATTGTTAACTTGATTTCTATAATTGGTCTTTCAAATATAGCGATAGCTGTAATGAAAGATTACCAAAAACAACGTAAAGCTGGTATGAAACCTGTGTTTAAACCAGAGAATCTTGAAATTAACTTATTTGGTATTGAAACTTGGGGTAGAGAAAATCAACTACCTAAAAAATAA